The sequence below is a genomic window from Acetivibrio clariflavus DSM 19732.
AAACCGAAATTCGTTCTATTATCACTTTCACGATATTCCATCACTGATTGAGGAAATTGTGACAGAAGAGGCAGACCGCATCATTTCCGAATATAAAGACCTGGACTCACTTGAAATGGGCTTCAATGCTGCAATTGATTTTGCCAAAAAGTATCGCCGTGCAATACTGCATATTTTCAAATCGGTAAACCGTGACATTTTCGAGCAATATCTATGGAAAGTGTGTGATTATGTTGTGGTTTCCTTCTGCAAAACCGTATTCGCAAAGTATTCGATTTCGGAGGAAGATGCCGAAATTATAATACAGTTTTATAAAGCACAGTGTTTCGGTATGGTCATTGACTGGCTCAGAAGCGGAATGAAAGATGATGTCCACGATAAAATTCACCGTATATGCGAATTGCAAAAAGGCATGCTTGAAGAAATGATTCGCAGATGCACCCAGAGTAAAAAGTGAATAATATATTCAACAATGGAGAATAACATGTCTATATTTTAGATATTTTTCCGTCGGTGTTTAATTTTTAGTCACAACCTTTGTCCGTGTTCATTTTTCGTACACGGATTTTTTTTTGTCTGTTTTTCAATTACAAAGAACGGCCTATAATTTTTTTGACGAAGCAAGTGGAGGGTTGAACTATGAAAGTACGTTCCGTTTTGCCGATGCAAATTGCAAAAATAGGTTACATTGTTATATCGGTCGTTCTTTTTTCATTGGGCATATTATTTATAACCCTGCCGAACGTATCAATGCAGTTAATCGGTAAGGTAATTGGAACAGCTATGATTATTTTTGGCTGCATCAAGCTGATAGGCTATTTTTCAAAGGATTTATTCCGTCTGGCGTTTCAATATGACCTGCAATTCGGAATCCTTATTTTTGTCATTGGGCTGGTTGTCCTTCTGAAACCGTCCGATGTAATCAATCTACTATTTATGGCTATGGGAATAGCCTTGCTTGCCGACAGTCTTTTCAAGATTCAGATTGCCTTTGATTCTAGAAGTTTTGGCATCAAAAATTGGTGGGGAACTCTTGCTCTGGCAATTATCTCAGGAATTATTGCAATGGTTCTTGTTTTTAAACCGTCCGAAAGTGTCAGGATTCTAACGGTTCTTCTCGGTATAGCTCTTATTGCAGAAGGCATTTTAAATCTTTTTGTAGCGGTTACAACTGTAAAAATTATTAAACATCAGCATCCGGATTTTATTGAGGAAGATTATATTGAAATGGAGGATGAATAGAGATGAAATTCGGAAAAGCGGTAGTAAAATTCCGTCTACCCATTCTGATATTGACACTGATTTTAATGATTCCGTCAATATTAGGATATATCGGCACAAGAGTAAATTACGATATGCTTGACTATCTGCCGGAGAATATGGAAACGGTTATAGGACAGAAGGAACTGATGAATGATTTCGGCAAAGGTGCCTTTTCCTTAATCATTGCAGAGAACATGTCAAACAAAGACGTTGCAGCTTTGAAAGAAAAAATTTCAAAAGTAGAACATGTGGACACAGTTATTTGGTACGACTCCATTGCAGACCTGTCAATCCCTATGGAAATGCTGCCTGATGAACTCTATTCAGCTTTTAATAAAGAAAATGCAACATTAATGGCAGTATTTTTCGACTCGTCAACCTCTGCCGATGTCACAATAGAAGCAATAAGAGAAATCCGCTCGATTTGCGGCAAACAATGCTTTGTTTCAGGTTTGTCTGCATTGGTAACCGATTTGAAGGATTTATGCGAACGTGAAGAACCAATATATGTTACATTGGCCGTAATTCTTGCATGTATAGCAATGTTCCTTCTCCTTGACAGCTGGTTTATTCCTTTCGTATTCCTGGCCTCCATAGGTATGATGATTATGCTCAATATGGGAAGTAACTTCTTCCTGGGTGAAATATCTTATATTACCAAAGCCATTTCTGCAGTTTTACAACTTGCCGTAACAATGGACTATTCCATTTTCCTGTGGCATAGTTACAACGAACAGCTTATGACCTATGCCGATAAAGAAGAAGCAATGGCGGTTGCAATAAAAGAGACATTGGCAAGTGTTATAGGAAGTTCAGCCACCACCATAGCCGGTTTTATTGCCCTTTGCTTTATGTCTTTCACAATGGGCAGAGATATGGGTATCGTTATGGCAAAAGGAGTACTTCTCGGAGTCATAGGATCAACAACAGTACTTCCTGCTCTTATACTCATACTAGACAAACCGCTGCAAAAAACAAAGCACCGCTCTCTCATTCCCAATATGGAAAAGCCGGCAAAAGGTATAGTAAAAGCATTCCCTGTATTTCTTACGATTTTTGCCATCCTTATTGCGCCATCATATTACGGTTACCACAAAACAAACAGTGAAGTCTATTATGATATGGGCGAATGTCTGCCAAAGGATATTGAATATGTAATTGCCAACTCCAAACTTCGTGAAAACTTTGACATCGCTTCTACTCATATGCTTTTGGTGGATACTGCCGTACCATCAAAAGACGTTCGTTCCATGATAAAAGAAATGAAAAAAGTGGATGGAGTAAAATATGTACTAAGCCTCGAATCGGTCATCGGTTCCCGCGTACCGGAGGAAATCCTTCCCGAATCGGTTACCTCGATCCTAAAAAGCGATAAATGGAGGCTTATGCTTATAAGTTCTGAATACAAAGTTGCAAGCGACAATGTAAACCACCAGATCGACCGTTTGAACAGAATCCTGAAAAAGTATGACAAAAACGGAATGCTTATCGGAGAAGCACCCTGTATGAAGGACATGATTGAAACCACAGATCATGATTTCAAAGTCGTCAATACCGTATCGATTTTGGCAATATTCGTTATCATTGCATTGGTTTTAAGGAGTATTTCGCTGCCGTTTATATTGATTGCCGTAATCGAACTGGCAATATTCATAAATCTCGGGCTGCCGCACTATTTCGGTCAAAGTCTGCCGTTTATCGCACCTATTTGCATAAGTACCATTCAACTGGGTGCAACCGTAGACTATGCCATTTTAATGACCACCAGATATAAGTCAGAACGAATGGCCGGAAACGATAAACTGACATCGGTACAAATAGCACTTACCACATCAATTCCGTCCATAATAGTGTCCGGTATGGAGCTTTTTGCTGCAACCTTTGGCGTGGCTCTTTATTCCGATATTGATATAATCAGTTCCATGTGTATGCTGATGGCTCGAGGCGCTATTATAAGCTCACTGATGGTTATCTTTGTTCTGCCGGCCCTCTTGCTTTTCTGCGACAGGGTTATTTGCAAAACAACTGCTGGCATGACACAAATCAATAACAGATTGGATTGGAGGTTATCTATCAATGAAAAGTAAAATAATAAAAATAACTTCTCTCTGCTTGTGTATGGCTTTACTTGTCAGCGGAACAGCTTACACCCTTGCCTCAAATAGTGATAAGGACAACAAGGCTATGGAAAACGTCACCGAAAAACAATCAGAAAAAACTGTCTCAGAAAGCGATATTTTCAAAGACGAAACCGTATATGTTCTTGCCGATTCTGACGGTACGGTGCAAAAAATCATAGTCAGCGATTGGATAAAAAATACGCTAGAGGCCGAAAAAATAAATGATGTAACCGAACTGGAAAACACAGAGAATATCAAGGGTGACGAAAGCTATACCTTAGGCGGCAACAATACCCGCGTATGGGATGCTCAGGGAAATGATATCTATTACCAGGGTACAATTGAAAAAGAACTGCCGGTAAACCTCTCGGTTTCCTATAAACTTGACGGCAAAACAGTATTCCCCGATGAGCTTGTCGGCAAAAGCGGCAAAGTGACCATTCGTTTTGACTACCGGAATAATCAATATGAAACAGTGAAAATAAACGGTAAGGATGAAAAGATATATGTTCCCTTTGTAATGCTAACGGGAATGCTTCTTGATAATAACACCTTTGCCAACGTTGAAGTTTCAAACGGAAAAATCATCAACGATGGAGACAGAACTGCCGTTATCGGTCTTGCTCTACCCGGACTTCAGGAAAATCTTGCACTGGATAAAGAACAGTTTGAAATACCATCTTATGTGGAAATAACGGCTGATGTCACCGATTTCTCTCTGGGAATGACTGTTACTGTGGCAACCAATGGATTATTTAATAACATAGATATGGAAAAAATAGATTCCATATCGGATCTAACCGGTTCAATGGACCAGCTTAACGATGCAATGTCAAAGCTTCTTGATGGTTCTTCTGCACTGTACAACGGTATTTGTACACTCCTTGATAAATCAAAGGAATTGGTTAACGGAATCAATCAACTGGCAGACGGAGTTGCAAAACTGAAAGACGGTGCCTATGCCCTTGACGAGGGAACAAAAAAACTGTCTGACGGGGCGGCTGCTTTATCCAATGGGCTCAATACACTGTCATCCAATAATGATAAATTAAACGATGGGGCAAAAAAGGTTTTTGAAGCTCTTCTTTCCACTGCCGAAACACAATTAAAAGCAGCCGGACTTTTAGTACCGTCACTGACCATTGACAATTACGCCTCGGTACTCAATGGGATTATTGATTCCCTTGACAGCACAAAAGTATATAATCAGGCTCTTGAACAGGTTACCGCAGCAATCGAACAAAAACGGGATTATATCAAATCACAAGTAACTGACGCTGTGCGTACCGAAGTGGAAGCCGGCGTTACAGCCGCAGTTACGGAACAGGTTAAAGCAAAGGTTACAGAGGCTGTAAGAGATCAGGTATCGGCAGAGGTCACTGCGGGTGTACGTCAAAATGTCGAAGAACAAACAATCCTCGCTGTAACCGGTATGAATAAGTCAAGCTATAATGCCGCAATTTCAGCAGGGCGTGTGGATACTGCAACACAGAACGCCATTAAATCGGCTATAGATCAAAAAATGGCAAGTGAAGAAATTGCAGCTTTGATCTCATCAAACACCGATAAACAGATGCAAAGCGAAAAAGTTACTGCAATAATCGCGCAAAAAGTTGAAGAACAGATGAAAACAGAGCAAATCAAAAATACCATTAAGAAAAACACCGATTTAAAAATGGCAGAAAAGGACATTCAGGCACTAATTGTTCAAAATACAGAAGCACAGATACAAAAAGCCATATCGGAAAATATAACAAGCGAAGAAGTTCAGTCAAAAATTGCCAGTGCATCAGAGGGTGCAAAATCAGTTATTTCACTTAAAGCTTCCCTTGACGATTATAATACCTTCTACCTCGGCCTCATGGATTACACTGCAGGAGTTGCCCAGGCAGCAAGCGGTGCTTCTGATTTAAAAAGCGGTGCCGATGAATTAAAAAACGGAACAAGTAACCTTTATAATGGTGTTTGCTCCCTTTATGACGGAATATTGACAATGAAAAACGGTGCACCGGCACTTGTAGAGGGTATCGCAAAACTAAAAGACGGATCAATGCAGCTCTCGGACGGACTTTCAAAGTTTTATAAAGAAGGCATTCAAAAACTGATCGACAAGGTTGACGACGCTGAAGCTCTAATCGAACGGCTAAAAGCAACCATAAACATATCAAAGAATTATAAGTCCTTTGCAGGAATAAGCGATAATGCAGACGGCATTGTCAAGTTTATTTATAAGACAAAGGAAATTAAATAAAAATCTATTGGTTTATGAGACATATATTTTCTTATGAGGGAGGGTAATCTTTCCGATGTTTGGAAGGGTCACCCTCTTATTTATATATCTTTATATATTTTGTTTGAAAAATTATCTTTACTGTTTTTCCTTTTTGATATTACAAAATCCAAAGCAACAGCAAGTTATTCAATTTCATAATCCAAAAATACTCTTGAACCGGTAGCACCTTTTTGCCCCTGGTATTTTCCGTTGTATGGATTCAAAGCAGTATCGTCCATTTTAGCAAAAACAAGCTGACCTACTCTTCTGCCTGCCTTAAGTTCAATAGCACATCGATTGGCATTGAAAAGTTCAAGAGTTATTTGTCCTTCAAAGCCCGGGTCGACCCATCCGGCATTCTGTATAAACAGCCCCATTCTTCCAAGTGAGCTTCGCCCTTCAACAAAAGCTGTTACATTGTTTGGCAAATTAATGTATTCCATTGTCGTTGCAAGAACGAATTGATTTGGCAAAAGTATATAGGTATCGCTTGTAATGGTTTTATACTGTATTTCTTTTTCTAAATTTATTATGCCTGTAGGTGAATCTTCAACAATGCTAAAAGTGTTTCCCAGCCTAATATCTATACTTGCGGGCTGAATCTGCTTTCTATCTAATGGTTCAATAATTAAAGTCCTTTCTTCTATCATTTTAAGTAATGTTTTATCTGACAATATCATTTGCTTATCTCCTTCCTGTTTGTATAAATACTCTTTCTTCAATAATGCCAGGTACATTCAAATTTTTCGATATTACTAATCTCTATTATAACATGAATCAAAAATTTAAGGCTAATTACCATAAAATCACACCTCGATTATGGTAATTAGCCTTTTCACATTTCTTCCAATCAAAGCGTACCTTAATCTTCATTATAAGCATATTTATATAACTTTCATCTACACTTCGTAAAGTATTTTTTATCTTCTATTTCCATTGTCATCAAAATTCTTTTTTAATGCAGCCTCTACAGGGAATATTGACCCAATCAAAACTATGACTTGAACCCCTTGTATTACCAATGTCACTATTCCGACAACATTTATAGCACTATTAATAAACGGAATCGATGCTATTATTGTAGGAATAAGCAAAACAAATCCCAACTTAATCCAAATTCTCCCACAATAATCATGGGCAAATTTCCAAGTCTCGTCATTTTTCATTGACCTGCTGGTTCGATATCCATAGAATGCATTAATTTTCTTAGGTGGATGTTTATACATTAAATAGCCGACTATAATCATAATAACAGGAATTAATAGATTGCAGAAAAACATTAATATCCAAAACCACATTGCAAACACCTCTTCAAATTATTTTCATCTATTATATAATTATTTTACTTACTATACAATTATTGGTTAATGCCTAATCTATCAAATTCCTATTCATCTCCGCTTTTTTATCCTTCCGAGAAAATCCTTAATAAACTGCAATTTATCTCTCTACTGCAAAAATTGTATTTCTCTCAAATATGCCAAAGGCAAATGCTAACCTTAGGTATATCGGCATATCCTCATAGGCTTTAAAACTTGTTCTGTCTGTAAACTCTTTCAGAGTCAAATTTTCCTCATATCCATAGGGATTTAGTATTGTAATCCTGTTGTTAGGAATATCTATACCCGTTATGAGCGAATAATGCAAAGTCCAAATATCGTTATATTTTGCCGCCCATTGAAAAGGCACGGGTATTCCGCTTTTTAGAGTATTATATATCTTATCTATCATTTCTGTATTGGATAAATATGGATACATAGTAGTTTTAAATTCCGGAAACCGTTTTTTCATTTCCTTTTCAAAGGATTTTCCCGTCGAAGTAACAACTTTTCCGTATTCGTCATACAAACTTTCTTCAGTAATTGTCCCTCCAGCCCAATTTGAAAACATCTCAATAACTGCGTATCCGCAAGAGATTTCTTGCTTTATTAATTCAACATTGTCAATATAAAGATGCTCCATATATTTTTCATCAGTATATAAAATAGAATAGTCATCTAAAATATTGACAGTCTTTCTCTCTTCTATTGTTATTGCAGTAATAGCTGTAATCATCACAGCCAAAACAAGGCCGACTAATATAAGAAAAATTTTTTTCCCTTCTTTCATAAACTCTGACCTCACAGTTTAATATTTATACTTCTATTCTTCATATATAAATTCTCTCATCTGTTCCCCTAAAATCAAATTTTATTTCTCATTTCAATTCCTCTACTTTATTTTCCCTTCTTCAGTTTCAATTTTATTTACAAAGTCCATATCATAACGAACAGCACCGTGATCTACAATTACTATAGCTCTTGTGATACGAACTGCTAAAATAACACAGTTTTCATCCTGTTCATTATTTGCAAAGTCATACCATGGTGAAAATGCTTTGCGAAGTTTTGCCCTTAACTCAGCATTTTTCGGGTCTAGAACCCATCCTAAATTCTCAGCAATTCCGTTTCCGGAAAACCATCCGTTGCTAACCGCAAATGCAACTTCATTATGTTGAGCAATCTGCTGCATTTTAGTTGATTTTGCCCAAGTAGTAATGTAAAACACACCGTCTTCATAAAGTGCGTCTACTTCACGAACATATGGACGAGGTTTCCCTTCTGCGTTCGGTTCCATTGCAATAGTCGCAAGAGATATAACATTGTCTTTTCCATTCCCACATCTTTTCTCAATAATTTTTAAACCTTCCTCAAACCTATTCAATATAATTTCCTCCTCAAAGTATAGTATCTTGCCTATCTGCAAACATCATAGTTCTTGCAATAACAACAATCTTAGCAATAGCTTTAATGCAAAAAAGTATGCTAATGATAATAATACTAATTGTCACATCAGGCTGCATATTGAATGCTTCCCTCAAATTAACCCGTCTTTCCAGCAGTAAAGATAAAAGTTTTGGTATAACAATTAATAAGATTACAGGGATACAACAGTCTTTAAATACCGACAGGATAATACCGGTTGTCTTTCTGTGCTTACTTCTTTGTGCCCACTTGCCTATGAAAACAATTGAATATAATTGATATACTACGAAAATAGCTATACAAACTCCCGCTATAATCAAATATTTATGTATTTCAGGCATAGCCTGCCGTTCTTCATTTCCCAGAACAAAATCAATTACAGCCTTTCTAAGTGAATCATAGACAACGGATTGATTTATAAAACTATTCTGGTTTGTCATGATAACTATACTATATCCTTTTTCAGGTATTATCATAACATCTGAATGATATGTATCAAGGTCTCCGCCATTATATATTACAGTATAACCTTTTGAACTTTTAATTCTCTGCCATCCCATAGCATAGTTTGACTTTACTTCAGAATCAGGGGTTTACAATTGCTTAAAGCCATCCTGTGAAAGTATCTTTTGATTAGAGTCTAAATTGCTATGTGCCTGAAGGAACAGTATCATGTCATTCGCCGTTGAAACAATATAACCTTCCGGCAGTCCATAGGGTCTAAAGGGTTCTTTTTTTATAAAAGGAAATCCAAAAAAAGAACTGTAACCTTTCGTCACCTTTTTTTCTATTTCTTCTTTATTTAAATAAGTATTTTTCATAGATAGCGGCTCTAGAATATGCTTTTTTACATATTCATCATAACTAATTCCTGACACCTTCTCAATTATTAACCCCAGTACCTGATAGTTCGGATTAAAATAGTTGAATTCTTTTCCCGGTTCTTCTACAAGCTCTGCCTCTGCCAGATTTCTGACAGCCTCTTCTAATGATGTATCCACCGGCAGCTCCGGAAAATAAGTTTCTTCTGACAGTCCACTTGTATGATTCAGAAGATGCCTTACTTTTATGCGAGAAGCATCAAATCCCTTCACTTTAAACCAAGGCAAATAATCTATTACCGGTGAATCCAAGTCAATCTTACCGTTCTCTACTAATTGCATTACAGCAAGAGCAGTAAAACTTTTGCTCACCGAGCCAATGTACATTGGGGTATCCGCAGTTACTTCCGTACCTTCCGGAGTAATGCCAAATCCTTTTGAGTAGATGATTTTATCGCCTTTAGCTACTGCCACCTCAATTCCCGGTATTTTGTATGTTTTTATATATTTTTCAATCACTTCATCAAGCTCTTTTTCTTCACCTAAACTTGGTGTTTGAATAAAAGAAAATATCATAATTATTAGAAGCGATATTATTAAGAGTGCACCATACCTTTTTTTCATCCGTCATTCTCCAATTCCAATAAAGCCTTTTATGTTCTCATTGAGCCATTTTGCCACGCCATCGTCATTATTGCTTTCTATCACCCCGGTGGCAATATTTTTTAATTCATCAATTGCATTACCCACCGCATAGGCCTCATCCGAAATCTTAAACATGTCAATGTCATTTGCTCCGTCTCCGAAGGACACAATTCTGTCACACCCTAACTTTTCCTTCAATTGCAAAATAGCATTTGCTTTAGATGCAGACTTAGGCATAATTTCTAGCCACTGATACTCAGAATAAACATCCTTTGAGTATATTACGCGATATTTGTCCTTGTATTTTTCAGAGAGCGGCTTTAATTTCTCCGGTTCATCAATACATGTGATATAGAAGCACTTTCCCAAAGTTAAGTCTTCTACTGTTTCAACTTCATTAGTTCTCTTGTCGCCTTTTCTTGTGTCAAGAAAAGCCTTCATCCCTTCTGAGCACTTTTCGGGAATATACGAAAATTTTTCAACTCCATCAATAAAAGAATATACTATCGGATAGATGTTTTCTTTTATTAAATCAAAAATTACATCTTTTATCCCATCATCAAAATAGTTTGCAATCAAAATTTCCTCAGTTTCATTATCCATAACAAAGGTTCCGTTATATACAATAAGTGGAATATGAGAATTTAGTCCTTTGGTCACTTTCTTTGTTGTTACCAAAGAGCGAGCCGTAGCATAGGAAAAAAGCATGCCTTTTTTCATCAACTCATTAATTGTATCAATAGTAAATTGCGATAAAGTTTCATCACTTCTCAATAGTGTTCCATCCAGATCCGATACAAACAGCGTCTTCATCGTATATCTCCTTAATTTCTCCTATGTATATTTTAATCTTCATTGTACTCCACTGAGCCGCAAAATACCAAGTCTACAGTATGAGGGAAGTCGTAAAAATCTATACGGATTTGAGCAAAACCATCCAATAAAAAATGCCTAAACCGCCAAAAACAATAAAAGGCAATAAGAAAATCACGCCCCACCTAAGTCTTTTTCCAAAGGTAACCATTGTAAACAATTGAAAAGACAAAACAGCCAGACAACAAAGCACAGCAAAAATTTTTGCATCTTTACTTGTCATAGGATTATACAAAAATCCTCTATATTTCGGTATGTACAATAACACTGCCAATACAAAAAATACAGCGGAAGGAAGGATTAATATATTCCCCCATAAGGATTTAAATCGAAACTGTAACATTTTAGAGCAAATTGAAAGCACTATCCCTAGTATTAGGTAGATGTTATTCAACTTCATAAATTATACTCCTAAAAAATTCAAAAAATGTGTATTATAATACTATCACTAAATAAATAAAAATTCTACACTGTATGTAAAATAATAGCTTAATCGCACACTTCTTGTCTTCGCCCTTTATAATATCACTGAAATTGATATACTAAAATTCAGAACGTATTAAAAGGCGATTGATGGAAAATATAGTAATGTTTAAAAATCAATGATATAAAAAACTTGATCATAAGGATCCCGTGTAAAAAATCCCTTTTCAATTAAACTGGTAGTATTTTACTCTATTTAAATTCAATACCTATACATTAATGATTTAACTATTTTTAAGGAAATGTAGGCGTCAAAGCAGATATTAAAGGTCACTTTTGTATTGATAAATATGCAATCGGATATGGTACTACTGTATCATTGCTAAATTTCACCGGACCACACAGTATCGCTCAGGGATACTTCTTTGAGGTACAGCTCAAACGGCATCAGTCTTAAATGGATGTATTACGGTTTCATAATGGTACTGATTTCACCATGAAATAATCAGTTGAATATAAAATGTTGTTTTAATCATGATTTGAGGAAGTTGATATGGATATCAAGGGAAAAATCAAATATGTGATTATCTTTAAATTATTTCTCAATTTCGGAAAAAATCATATACTCGTTTGTTAAAATCCTTTGCCTCATCATATGCAGCATGACCCAAATTTTCATACATATAAATTGAACAGCCTATCTTACTTGCTATCTCATAGGAAGCCTCACCGGTTACTACTTTATCTTTACATCCGCCGATAACATACACCGGGCATTTGATTTCTTCAAGCCTATCATAAGTATTGCAGGTTAAGCAGGACTTGGCTAATGCAATAAATCGTTCAGAATTCTCTGGCTTCATTATTTTTGATAAAATCGGAAAAAGCCATGCATATTTCTTAATATATTCTTCAGAATAAGTCTTTCTTAAAATATCAATACCCAATGCCTTGAAGTTACCGCTTTCTGCCATATGAATCCATTCATTTATGCATGATATTACAGTTTCATTATTTCTTGACAAAGTAACTCCCAGTACAAGTTTTTGGACCAGCTCCGAATGGTTTAGTGCCAAATACTGAGCTATCATTCCTCCTTGAGATATGCCGAGTATACATGCTTTTTCAATATTTAAAGCACGC
It includes:
- a CDS encoding alpha/beta fold hydrolase, with amino-acid sequence MRVREDSIKIGNTEIDYVSFGRGTQPLVLIPGLSLRDVKGSGTLLAYMYRMFSKDYKVFCIDKKRIIPIDYTVEEIAEDYSMALRALNIEKACILGISQGGMIAQYLALNHSELVQKLVLGVTLSRNNETVISCINEWIHMAESGNFKALGIDILRKTYSEEYIKKYAWLFPILSKIMKPENSERFIALAKSCLTCNTYDRLEEIKCPVYVIGGCKDKVVTGEASYEIASKIGCSIYMYENLGHAAYDEAKDFNKRVYDFFRN